Proteins encoded in a region of the Lepidochelys kempii isolate rLepKem1 chromosome 24, rLepKem1.hap2, whole genome shotgun sequence genome:
- the LOC140902886 gene encoding uncharacterized protein — MSCSSLCYPECGVAQPSPVSGSWNEPCVRQCPDSEVVIRPSPVVVTIPGPILSTFPQQSEVAAVGAPVVGAGYGGSFGLGGLYGYGGRYGGLYGYGGSGAYGGRYGGLYGYGGLGAYGGRYGYGGLSSYGGRYGGLCGYGGLYGYGGGFGGLCGYGGHYGYGGPYGGLCGYGGRYGGLCGYGGGYGYGGLSGSGVSCHRYLSGSCTPC, encoded by the coding sequence ATGTCTTGCTCcagcctgtgctatccagaatgcGGGGTGGCCCAGCCCAGTCCAGTTTCTGGCAGCTGGAATGAGCCATGTGTTAGGCAGTGCCCTGACTCTGAAGTGGTCATCAGACCATCACCCGTTGTCGTGACCATCCCGGGACCAATTCTCAGCACTTTCCCTCAGCAGAGTGAAGTGGCAGCTGTAGGAGCACCTGTGGTCGGAGCCGGCTACGGGGGTTCATTCGGTTTGGGGGGATTGTACGGCTATGGAGGCCGTTACGGAGGATTGTATGGTTACGGGGGATCAGGTGCTTATGGAGGCCGTTACGGAGGATTGTATGGTTACGGGGGATTAGGTGCTTATGGGGGCCGTTATGGTTACGGGGGATTGAGTAGTTACGGGGGCCGTTATGGTGGACTGTGCGGTTACGGGGGATTGTATGGTTATGGGGGTGGTTTCGGGGGATTGTGTGGTTACGGGGGCCATTATGGTTACGGGGGCCCTTATGGCGGACTGTGCGGTTATGGGGGCCGTTATGGTGGACTGTGTGGTTACGGGGGAGGTTACGGTTATGGAGGATTATCCGGTTCCGGGGTATCTTGCCATAGGTACCTGAGTGGAAGCTGTACACCATGTTAA